AAGGGCATGGTATCCGATATTGAAGCTTGCGCTAAATCCATCAGAGCAGCGGTAGAACAGGCAGAAAAAATGGCTGGGGTTCGAATATCGTCTGCATATGTTGGTTTTTCTGGTAGTGAAATAATCAGTACCAATATTATTTCAACATTGGAGTTAAATCAACCTAATAAGGAGATTAGCAGTTCGGATATCCAGTTGATAAAGGATTCTTGTGGTACAAAGGTACATACCGAAGAGTTTTTAATAATCCATCTAATACCGAGGGATTACGCCGTCAATGGCTGTTGGGGTATAGACGATCCAACTGGGATGGTGGGCAGCAACATGGAATTGGAAGCACATTTGGTTCGGGCTCGGGTTGCCGCCATCCGAAACCTGTACAAAGCATTGCAAAGGGCAGAAATTAAGCCAATGGAGCTACTATTTACACCTTTGGTTATAGCAGAACAGCTTTTGGAACAGGCAGAGAAAGAAATAGGTACCATGGTGGTTGATATAGGCGGTTCCACCACTGGACTATGTTGGTATCACCGAGGTAAACCATGGCTGACAACGTCTTTGCCAATTGGCAGTGAACATATTACCAGTGATATGGCTATCGGTTTAAGGGCGCCAATGTCTGTGGTAGCTGAAATTAAATCAAATTTTGATTTGGCAGAGATTGCCGCCAGCGCCGAAGAAATAGAAATTACTGGTCTTTCGGACCATCAGTTAAAGCGCGTTAGTGGTCAATTAGTTAAAAAAATAATTGAAGCTCGGTTATCTGAAATTATTGACCTCATTCAAACCTCCATTATTAACTACGGACAAGGGGTAACACCAACGGAGTTGGTGCTTGTGGGAGGCGGTTCTAAATTAAAGGGTTTGCCGGAGTTTTTTTCTCAAACCATTGACATACCAGTTCGAGTGGCTGATATCAATGGGACTGCCGCTCAGTTGTTAATCAATTATGGCGTACAGAAACATGCAAAGAAGTATCAAAAGGATGAAAAACTTCTGAAAAAATTTAAAAGTACGTTCAGAAGCGTAATAAATAGATTTAAAAACTAAAACAATCATTTATTTTTGTACTATCAGTGAGGAGGATTTCTTAAATGCTGGATTTCGAGCTGGACTATAAGCAATTTGCAAATATCAAAGTCATTGGTGTCGGTGGTGGTGGTAATAATGCTGTTAACCGCATGATAGAGGCAGGGCTAAAAGGGGTAGAGTTTATATCAATAAATACAGATGCCCAATCATTGCATTTATCACAATGTACAACCAAAATTCAAATAGGTGCTAAACTAACTAAGGGCTTGGGTGCTGGGGCCAATCCAGAAATTGG
The sequence above is a segment of the Peptococcaceae bacterium 1198_IL3148 genome. Coding sequences within it:
- the ftsA gene encoding cell division protein FtsA, yielding MDGNIKAALDIGTYNINVVIANDAASKNIIGYGESPSIGFKKGMVSDIEACAKSIRAAVEQAEKMAGVRISSAYVGFSGSEIISTNIISTLELNQPNKEISSSDIQLIKDSCGTKVHTEEFLIIHLIPRDYAVNGCWGIDDPTGMVGSNMELEAHLVRARVAAIRNLYKALQRAEIKPMELLFTPLVIAEQLLEQAEKEIGTMVVDIGGSTTGLCWYHRGKPWLTTSLPIGSEHITSDMAIGLRAPMSVVAEIKSNFDLAEIAASAEEIEITGLSDHQLKRVSGQLVKKIIEARLSEIIDLIQTSIINYGQGVTPTELVLVGGGSKLKGLPEFFSQTIDIPVRVADINGTAAQLLINYGVQKHAKKYQKDEKLLKKFKSTFRSVINRFKN